A genomic region of Caldicellulosiruptor acetigenus contains the following coding sequences:
- a CDS encoding PIN domain-containing protein, with product MEKVWIDANVILRYLLQDHQEFFQKVQKIMLEAEQGKLKLLVAPITIAEVVWNLELFYKIPRKEIADVLSAFICSEGIEAEEADVVLFALKSYKESNVDFIDAYLSHHMAKLGNTKIFTFDKKHFSRLDVEILNTD from the coding sequence ATGGAAAAGGTTTGGATTGATGCAAATGTTATTTTGAGATACCTTCTGCAAGACCACCAGGAGTTTTTCCAGAAAGTTCAGAAGATTATGCTCGAAGCGGAGCAGGGGAAGTTAAAGCTGCTTGTTGCTCCAATCACGATTGCAGAGGTTGTATGGAATCTTGAGTTGTTTTATAAGATACCAAGGAAGGAGATAGCTGATGTTCTAAGTGCTTTCATATGCTCTGAGGGTATTGAAGCAGAGGAAGCTGATGTTGTTCTTTTTGCACTCAAAAGCTACAAAGAAAGCAATGTTGATTTCATTGATGCATATCTTTCTCATCACATGGCAAAGTTGGGGAACACCAAGATCTTCACTTTTGATAAAAAACATTTTTCACGACTTGATGTAGAAATTTTGAATACAGATTAA
- a CDS encoding site-specific DNA-methyltransferase: MQVNEKKFYDALENLFVGAKVEGEGGYINLLKIKSQYCKKVLEQFKREVEEDPIITDSFKEEFFDKLYSFFEKYFSESGSVYFVKTANWQRVYEQIYTDNKDVVLFWKTHMLYYVKSDILFRSMNVEVTDDETGISYNFYFDVGNLENKKNNERKELVFNFREVKEEGEKKVYVFDVTYSERGTKTKIDDIVKKTKIPEEILEKAFRTFKRQSEVDFFINKNAKKFLEEQLDMYLHQILLAEENKFDQKRLDQLKTIHKYAKKIIAFISQFEDELVRVWNKPKFVLNSNYVITLDKLSDEIINRIANHPNLNEQIKEWIELGIVEEGFDFNKRDKEKHKYLPIDTKYFKDLELDILNLFDNLDEALDGRLIHSENYQALNTLLPKYKEKVQTIYIDPPFNLDSSDQFMYRTNYKDASWATLLENRIRLAREWLKDSGSIFVRCDYNGNWIVRCLLDDIFGQENFRNELIVNRINKQDPKAKKFNTATDTVYLFSKTDNFYFKPIFKKLKKAKSERWHSMDSQGQGKPLYIFGCLLNPPEGRHWTYGQESIINMEKEGKIRIKCRLCGYIHTAGRWSGCPNCGNETNVVVEYLLSPTEEKQIDSNWTDIPGYSSNWGFSTENSEILLKRVIESTSCENDLVMDFFLGSGTTTAVAHKLKRKWIGIEMGEHFYTVILPRMKKVLAYDKSGISKEKDVEEKYNSVTAGGFFKYYELEQYEDVLRNMKYKDNTPADILDTKKAFEQYIFFADEKFAYVLEVNGDKLEIDFDKLYPNIDFAETISNLLGLPIKKITKTSVILQDGDREKEIKIDYKNMSNEEKLEFVKLLKPLLWWGE, translated from the coding sequence ATGCAAGTAAACGAGAAAAAATTTTATGATGCACTTGAAAATCTATTTGTGGGTGCTAAAGTTGAAGGGGAAGGTGGCTATATTAATCTTTTAAAAATAAAGTCTCAATACTGCAAAAAAGTTTTGGAGCAGTTTAAAAGAGAGGTGGAAGAAGACCCAATTATAACAGACAGTTTTAAAGAAGAATTCTTTGATAAACTGTATTCATTTTTTGAGAAATATTTCAGTGAAAGTGGAAGTGTTTATTTCGTAAAAACAGCAAACTGGCAGAGGGTATATGAACAGATATATACTGATAATAAAGATGTAGTGTTATTTTGGAAAACGCATATGCTTTATTACGTGAAAAGCGATATACTGTTCAGAAGCATGAATGTTGAAGTAACTGACGATGAGACAGGAATAAGTTACAATTTTTACTTTGATGTTGGGAATCTGGAGAACAAAAAGAATAATGAGAGAAAAGAGCTTGTTTTTAATTTCAGGGAAGTAAAAGAAGAGGGTGAAAAGAAAGTATATGTTTTTGATGTTACGTACAGCGAAAGAGGGACAAAAACGAAAATAGATGATATTGTGAAAAAAACAAAAATACCTGAAGAGATATTGGAAAAAGCATTTAGAACCTTCAAAAGACAGTCTGAGGTTGATTTTTTCATAAACAAAAATGCAAAGAAGTTTTTAGAAGAGCAACTTGACATGTATTTACATCAAATTCTGCTTGCAGAAGAAAATAAGTTTGATCAAAAAAGGTTGGACCAGTTAAAAACAATACATAAGTATGCAAAAAAAATTATTGCCTTTATATCCCAGTTTGAAGATGAACTGGTGAGAGTATGGAATAAACCAAAGTTTGTTTTAAACAGCAATTATGTAATAACGTTAGACAAGCTATCAGATGAAATAATTAATAGAATAGCAAACCATCCTAATTTAAATGAACAGATTAAAGAATGGATTGAGCTTGGAATTGTAGAAGAAGGCTTTGATTTTAACAAGAGGGACAAAGAAAAGCACAAGTATTTGCCAATAGACACAAAATATTTCAAGGATTTGGAGCTGGACATCTTAAATTTATTTGATAATCTTGATGAAGCGCTTGACGGAAGATTAATACACAGTGAAAATTATCAGGCTTTGAATACATTGTTACCTAAATACAAGGAAAAAGTGCAGACAATTTATATAGACCCACCGTTTAATTTAGATTCATCAGATCAGTTTATGTATAGAACTAATTACAAAGATGCAAGCTGGGCAACACTACTTGAAAATAGAATAAGACTGGCAAGAGAATGGTTGAAAGATAGTGGTAGTATTTTTGTAAGGTGTGACTACAATGGAAATTGGATTGTGAGATGTTTGCTAGATGACATTTTTGGCCAAGAAAATTTTAGAAATGAATTAATAGTTAATAGGATAAATAAACAAGATCCTAAAGCAAAAAAATTCAATACAGCTACAGATACTGTTTATTTGTTTTCAAAAACTGACAATTTTTATTTTAAACCTATATTCAAAAAATTGAAGAAAGCAAAAAGTGAAAGATGGCATTCGATGGACTCTCAAGGGCAAGGCAAACCCTTGTATATTTTTGGGTGTCTACTAAATCCACCAGAAGGAAGACACTGGACATATGGGCAAGAAAGCATAATAAACATGGAGAAAGAAGGAAAAATAAGAATAAAATGCAGATTATGTGGTTATATTCATACAGCTGGTAGGTGGAGTGGATGTCCTAACTGTGGTAATGAAACTAATGTTGTTGTTGAATACCTTTTATCTCCTACGGAGGAAAAGCAAATTGATTCAAATTGGACAGATATACCTGGATATTCATCAAATTGGGGATTTAGCACAGAAAATTCAGAGATTCTTCTCAAACGTGTTATAGAATCTACATCTTGTGAAAATGATTTGGTAATGGATTTTTTTCTTGGTTCTGGAACAACAACCGCAGTTGCACATAAACTCAAAAGAAAGTGGATTGGAATTGAAATGGGTGAGCATTTTTACACTGTGATTTTGCCACGAATGAAAAAGGTTTTAGCTTATGATAAATCAGGCATTTCTAAAGAAAAAGATGTTGAAGAAAAATACAACAGCGTCACTGCAGGTGGATTTTTCAAATATTATGAGCTTGAACAGTATGAAGATGTTTTGAGGAACATGAAGTATAAAGATAACACACCTGCCGATATACTTGATACTAAAAAGGCCTTTGAGCAATATATTTTCTTTGCAGACGAAAAATTTGCTTATGTATTAGAAGTTAATGGGGATAAACTTGAAATAGATTTTGATAAACTTTATCCCAATATAGATTTTGCCGAAACAATCTCAAATTTACTTGGACTACCTATTAAGAAAATTACAAAAACAAGTGTGATATTGCAGGATGGGGACAGAGAAAAAGAAATAAAAATAGATTACAAAA
- a CDS encoding AbrB/MazE/SpoVT family DNA-binding domain-containing protein: protein MIQATSKITGRGQVQLPAEIRKVIGGEIGDTVLFTMQDDGKVVIEVIKKRKLSELGGSLKSSVAFTDLEHEANSTKEIWVNKRVKGTQ, encoded by the coding sequence ATGATACAGGCAACGTCAAAGATTACTGGAAGGGGTCAAGTACAACTGCCAGCTGAGATAAGGAAAGTTATTGGTGGGGAGATAGGGGACACTGTACTTTTCACGATGCAGGACGACGGCAAAGTTGTAATTGAAGTGATAAAGAAGCGAAAACTATCAGAGTTGGGCGGTTCTCTGAAGTCATCAGTTGCGTTCACGGATTTGGAACATGAAGCAAATAGCACAAAAGAAATCTGGGTAAACAAGAGAGTGAAGGGGACACAGTAA